ACATGAGTTATTAAGAGTAACAAGCATACCCCCGTTTTCCAAATTGAAAACGGGGGATGTATGAATTAGCGCTGAATATTCGGCTGGGGAATGCGCTGAGGAGCGCCATTTACTATCTCAAGGGCAAGAAACAGCCTTGCCCTTGCCACCCACTCTGGAATGATGAATGATGAATGATGAATGATGAATGATGAATGATGAGTGATGAGTGATGAATGATGAATGATGAAAAAGATTGTTGGATTAAATACGCGACCTATCCTATTTTTCCGATCTTTATTCAAAATCAAAAGGAATGTACAAGGTCAGAAAAAACTTTGCCTCATCGCCGTTGTAATTCAGGATATCTCAAGGGCAAGAAACAACCTTGCCCTTGCCACCCCGATATCCCGCCGCCCCGATTTTTAATGCTTGAAGCAACGCATTCCCGTGAAGACCATTGCCGCGCCCTTCTCGTTGCAAGCTTGAACGGCGTCGGCGTCGCGCAGCGAGCCGCCGGGCTGAACGATGGCGGATACTCCTTGGTCTAGCAGGGCGTCCACTCCGTCGCGGAAGGGGAAGAAGGCGTCGGATGCGGCTACGGCGCCTAAGAGGCCGCCTTTGGTTTCTTCCACCTCGTTTTCGATCTCGTCGAGGACGGCGCCGTTCATCACGCCGGTTTTCACCTCCAAGACCAGGGCGTCGAAATTCATGCCGTGATTTTGAATGGCGATAAGCGCCCGGCGGGAGTCGTAGGCTTTGTTGACGCATTGCTTGGCCATCATGACGCGATCCTGGCCGCCCGCGCCGATGGAGACGGTGGCCAGATTTTTGGCCGTAAGCACGGAGTTGGAAATTACGCCCGTTTCCACCATCCAGGCGAACCAGAGGTCTTTCATCTCCGCCGCAGACGGAGAACGCTCGACGGAGACGGTTTTATCGCTGCGAACCATCTTGCCGTCCTGCATTTCCCGGACGGGGAGGTTGTGCGGCGTTTCGACGTTGGCGGAAAAATCCTCGAAGGAACGAATGGGGACGTTGTTAGGGCCGACGGTAGGAACGTAGGACCATTGTTGGATCAGGGAGCCGTCGGAAAGGGTTTTCATATCCAAATAACGTTCGCCAAGAGAATCCTTAAGGCGGTCGATATTCTTGAGACGCACGATGCGCAGGTTTTTGCGCTGCTTCAGGATGTCCACGGCGCCTTTTTCGTATTCGGGAGCGCAGACGACTTCGTAGTATTGCGAAGCGATCGCTTCCGCCGTTTCGGCGTCGACGGCCCGGTTGAGGACGACAACGCCGCCGAAGGGCGCGATGGGATCGGCTTCCCAGGCTTTCGCGTAGGCTTCCGCCAGCGAGCCGCCCAAGGCGACGCCGCAGGGATTGTTATGTTTGATGATGACGACGCAAGGCTCCTCGTGGAAATATTTGAGGATGTTGAGGCCGCTGTCGATGTCGGTCAGGTTGGTTTTGCTGGGATGCTTGCCGAACTGGATAAGCGACTCTTCGTTCATCGAGCCGACCAATTCGCGGCCTTTGTGGATAAATTCGATGCCCGCAAGGATGATGTTGCCGTTGATGGGGCGATAGAGCGCCGCTTCCTGGCCGGGATTCTCGCCGTAGCGCAGCCCGCGCTCTTCCACGCCCCCTTCGCTAGGCAAAGACCAGGTAACTTTTTCGTAAAGGCAGACCTGAGCTTCGAAAGCCCGCAACGCATTAGGATGTTCGGGATCGTCAGCGAATCCCACGAAGTAGTATTTGGGAAAATGATCGTCAATGATCGTGTGGTATTGCTTAACGTTCACTAGTTTGCTCCTGGATTGGGTGGATTATTATATTTATTGCAATTTTCGAAAACGCTTAATTTATAAATTATCTTCCGTTATTCCCGCTTGTTTAAGCAAATGCAGCAACAAGCCTCGCTTTAAAGGCCGATTGGCATGAATGGGAACGGAAAGACGAATATCGCTTCCCTCTCTGCCATAGATATAATGGCTTCCATGTATGCGCAAGAGCCGCCAACCATGACGTTCAAGCGCCTGCGCCAGTTCTTTGCCGGAAATGCACTTCATATAGCAATTTCTACAACGCGCGAATGGTTATCGGCGGAAGGCGTTTTCAAATCTACCGAGAGGCATCCTTCGACGGCTTCATAAAGGTTAGCAAGAAGTTCTTCGAAGGTTTCGCCTTGCGTAGCGCAGCCTGGGATAGCGGGTACTTCCGCCCAATAACCGCCTTCCTCCGCTTCATGCACGATGACTTTGATTTTCATGGCGATTATTCCTTCCGCGTAGTTTTTTCTATTCGATTTGACATCAATACAATGTCGTTTACATTTCAAAATTTTGTTATTGGATCGGATGATAATTGTAAGTATTGATAGATGATTTTATTAGTATCGGATTATCATAATCTTTTTCTCGTTTTCAATTTTTCAATTTCACGAAGAAACCTATTGTTTAGCTATTTGATCGTCGCCTTATGAAAATCTTACCCATTTCATCTCCCTCGCCATAGGGAGACGGATAGCGAATCATAGCCTGACGTTCGATGTTTGGCGCATTCGCACCGCCGAAGAGATTATTGACGGATTTTCACTTTTTCGGCTTATTCAATACCCCCTGCAATAAATCGAAAGGATTAAACGGCGCGGTTTTGGCGGGCGTGGCGGCTTCGAGTTCGCCCGTGGCGGCGGCGGGGGAGGCTTTTTGTTTAAGATTGAACAGGGGCGCCAAATTGGGGAGGCCTTTTTTCTGCAATTGCTCCAGCCCTTTGCCCAGCAGAGCGTTTTGCAGGATCTGCGCCAGGCTGGCGTCGGGCGCCGGTTTGATGTTGGGAAAGGCGCCGCTCAACGCAAAGGGGATAGCGATGCGGTTCTTCTCGTCGGCGAGATAGCGGAATAAGCTCGCTTTTTGGATAAGGTTATCCGAAAAACCTTTGGATAAATTCAACACGCCGGTCGAATCGACTAGCCGGTCGAAATTCATCCATCCCCCTCCATTCACCGTCCAGTCCGTGGCGGAAATGACGAGATCGCTGAATTGGATTTTCCCATCGCTGACAGTGAAAATCGCTTGGAGCGCGTTGAAAAGCGTATTGCGCGAAGCGAATACGCTGGGGAATTTCGCTTGCAAATCGGGCGCGATGAAGTTGGTTAATCCGGGCATTCCCGTCATGCCTTTCAGTACGCCGTCGGCGATGTTCGCATCGAGAATAACGCCGTCGAGAATTTCGATTTCGCCGTTTCCTTTCAGGGTGGATTGAATCGCCTTCCATTCCGCTCCGTTTCCTTCCAAGCCCAGATTGAAATTCAAGCGGCCTTCCATGCTCTTGGGCAGGGAGGAACCGGCGCCGGTGAAATATTCTGCGATATTCAGTTTTTCCGCTTGCGCGCCGATTGCAAAGCGGGGCGGCGAAGCATTGAAATCGTATTCCGCTTTTCCCTTCAAGGCGCCGCTTAGCGTCTCGGCGGCGAGATTGCCTATCGTCAATACGCGCTTCGCTAAATTGAAATCTCCTTTCAAATTAGAGTAATCCATGCCGGAGAATCTGCCTTTGGGCGAGACGAGGTTTCCTTTCGCGGCGTATCCGCCCTTATCCGACCAGAAGCGCCCATCGCAAACTGCATCGTTGAGCATGTCCGGTTTGGCGGACGCTTCCGCGTTTTGCCGCAGATCGTCCAGATAGAATTCCGGCGCAGAGACGCGGAAGGTCAAGGCGGGCGGATTGATTTTTTCCGCCTGAGCGGAGAGGTTTACCGCCGATCGTCCGATGTTGAAGGAGCATTCTTTGACTTCCGCCTTATCTCCGTTGAGCAGAACTTGGGCGTTCAGGTTGGAGATGGGCTTGGTCAGAGAAGGAACTTTGGCTTGAACCTGCTTCAGCCCCAGCGTTCCTTGCAGCGAAAGCGCATCCCCTTTCCGCTTGATCTCCAATTGCGCAGCCAGGCTGCCCACCGGATCGTATTTGGCTAATAAGGGACTGATTCTTTTTATATTGTCCAGTTTGGCGGATGGCATTGAGAGGGAGAATTCCAGCGCGCCGTTTTTATCACGCGGAATTTTACCGGAACCGGTTATTTCGGTTTTATCGATCCGGAGGTTGGTTTTATCTATGGCGACTGGCGTTTCGGCGAGCCGGGCGTCGGCGATCCAGCGAAAGGCGGTTCCTTTGGGTTTACGATAATAATCGGCGTATGCCATTTCGCATTCGGTTCCATCGATCTCGCCATGAAACTTGAGATTGCCGGAATTGCCTTCAAAATGCGCCAAACCGCTCAAGGATCCCTCGGCCTTCCATTCCGCAGGCAACGATTTCGAAAGCAACGGCATTTTCAGCAATTTTCCCGCGTCGATGGAATCGAATTGCGCGTCGCCATTTATGTTAATATCTTTCACTGAAGTCAACTTTTCGATTTTCCCTTTAAATAAAAAATTGGGTTTGGCGGAGCCGAACAAACCCGATTGGAAATCGATCTCCGGCAAGGATATGTTCTTTTCGTACATTTGAAATTTGGCGTTGGCTTGCATAGAGCCGGAAAGTTCCAGCCCATCGGGCAGATAATCCATCAAAAAAGGCAAGGCGTTAACGATTTTGTCCATCGGTAGGGAATCGATTTTCAATCTTCCTTCGACGGGATAAACGCTAAATGCGGATTCGGCGCTTTTATCTTTGTTTCCTTCTCCTTGGACGTCCAGGTTTCGTTTATCGGATAGAATGGCGGCGGAAAGATGAAAATTGTAAGGCTGAAGAGTAGAAAAGAAATTGGTTACGGATAGATCGCATTGGCTGACGCGAAGTTCCTTTCCTCCTTGTTTATCGACGAAGCGCAACTCGCCGTTGCGAACCTGAAAATTCGACAACATCAGCCGTTCTGTACTCTTCGGCGCGGAGTCGACGGAAGCGGGTGAGGGAACGCCTCCGGTCTTCGACGCTTCTTCAGGCTTTCCCAAACTAGCGGCGTTCCATTGTCCTTTTTGATCTCGAACGATTTCGATAACGGGGTCTTGCAGAATGAACCGGCCGACGGCGATTTCTCGTTTGAACAATAACGGCCATAGTTGGAGATCGATGAGCACGCTAGGAGTTTTGATGAAATCCTTGACGGAAAATTTGGGATCGTCCGCCAAAGAGAAGTTCGTTAGCCGGACGCCGATGCCGCTCCACAACGTTACGTCGATTTTTTCGACGGAAGGTTTGCGCCCCAGCGCCTTTTCCGCCTGCGCTAAAAGAACCTCCTTGTTGGAATCGACCAATCTGCCAAGATTGAGAACAACGGCCGCTGCAGCTATAAGAAAAAGCAGGCAAAGAATTCCAATAGCGATCAGCGCTTTTCGGTTGAAGATTTTGGTGATGTCTATCATTTTCTTCTCCCTGTTCCATTGAGAACGAAATCGCCAATAATCCTTATCCATCATTGAAGATGGAGTTATTTTGCTTATCGTATTGAATCACGAAATTAAAAATAAAAACACGAAAAAAAGGGAAAAAATATTGGCGAAAGGAATCGCGTTAAGAGATGGATTTTTCCATAGAAATTCCAAATCCCGTTTTTACAATGAACGGTAAACAATCTTCCGGCTGATTTGTTATTGACTTCCCTTTATTTTTCATAATACCATAACGTCGAATTGCGGCGGCGTTACAACGGACTTTTGGAGGAAATTTATGCGAAGAAAATTATATCTATCCATTATATTCGTTTTATTGGCGGCTTTTCGCCAGGGCGCGTCTCAAGACCTTTCGGGTTTGGAGCAAATCAAGCCGGGGCATTCGCGCGCCGTCACTTCCGCCGATCCCGATCCCAATAGCAATGCAGATAGAATCCGATACGTAAAATCCGGTGAGACGGCGGTACTGGCGGATATCAAGGGACCGGCGGTCATCCGCCACATCTGGCTGACGTTCAACGAGGCGCGTCCTAACTGGCTGGAAGCGGAAGGCTCGGCGCGTCCGGATGAGATCGTAATTCGGATGTACTGGGACGATAACACGGAACCCGCCGTTGAGGCGCCCCTCGGCGATTTCTTCGGCGCGGGATTCGGCCTGCGCCGGGAAATCGTTTCGGCGCCGGTGCAGGTGGAGAGCGGCGATGGGTACAACTGCTATTGGCCTATGCCTTTTCACAAGCGCGGGCTGATTACGATAACGAACGAAGGCGTAAAAAACGTACGCAGTTTCTACTACCATATCGATTATACGCAGGATGAGAGCCTCTCGGAGAAGACGGGATATTTTTGCGCGCAATACCGGAATGAATTTCCGGAGAAAACGGGGGGCGATTACTTGATTCTCGATGCGGAAGGGGAAGGCCAATATGTCGGTACGGTGATGTCCGTCCGCTCGCGCAGCCCCTTTTGGTTCGGCGAAGGCGATGCGAAATTTTACGTCGATGGCGAGAAGAAGCCTACGATTCAGGGGACGGGGACGGAAGATTATTTCTTGATGGCGTGGGGGTTGAACGAGAGACTGTTTCCCTATTTCGGCTGCACGTACATGAGCACGGATTTTGAAGATTTGGGCGTGGAGTATTGCCTTTATCGCTGGCATATCCTCGATC
This sequence is a window from Candidatus Omnitrophota bacterium. Protein-coding genes within it:
- a CDS encoding IMP cyclohydrolase, whose amino-acid sequence is MNVKQYHTIIDDHFPKYYFVGFADDPEHPNALRAFEAQVCLYEKVTWSLPSEGGVEERGLRYGENPGQEAALYRPINGNIILAGIEFIHKGRELVGSMNEESLIQFGKHPSKTNLTDIDSGLNILKYFHEEPCVVIIKHNNPCGVALGGSLAEAYAKAWEADPIAPFGGVVVLNRAVDAETAEAIASQYYEVVCAPEYEKGAVDILKQRKNLRIVRLKNIDRLKDSLGERYLDMKTLSDGSLIQQWSYVPTVGPNNVPIRSFEDFSANVETPHNLPVREMQDGKMVRSDKTVSVERSPSAAEMKDLWFAWMVETGVISNSVLTAKNLATVSIGAGGQDRVMMAKQCVNKAYDSRRALIAIQNHGMNFDALVLEVKTGVMNGAVLDEIENEVEETKGGLLGAVAASDAFFPFRDGVDALLDQGVSAIVQPGGSLRDADAVQACNEKGAAMVFTGMRCFKH
- a CDS encoding type II toxin-antitoxin system HicB family antitoxin is translated as MKIKVIVHEAEEGGYWAEVPAIPGCATQGETFEELLANLYEAVEGCLSVDLKTPSADNHSRVVEIAI
- a CDS encoding type II toxin-antitoxin system HicA family toxin; the protein is MKCISGKELAQALERHGWRLLRIHGSHYIYGREGSDIRLSVPIHANRPLKRGLLLHLLKQAGITEDNL
- a CDS encoding glycoside hydrolase family 172 protein: MRRKLYLSIIFVLLAAFRQGASQDLSGLEQIKPGHSRAVTSADPDPNSNADRIRYVKSGETAVLADIKGPAVIRHIWLTFNEARPNWLEAEGSARPDEIVIRMYWDDNTEPAVEAPLGDFFGAGFGLRREIVSAPVQVESGDGYNCYWPMPFHKRGLITITNEGVKNVRSFYYHIDYTQDESLSEKTGYFCAQYRNEFPEKTGGDYLILDAEGEGQYVGTVMSVRSRSPFWFGEGDAKFYVDGEKKPTIQGTGTEDYFLMAWGLNERLFPYFGCTYMSTDFEDLGVEYCLYRWHILDPVRFTKSLRFEIEHTGWITADETESGKIEGHVEREDDMATVAFWYQIGQPKRFAKLPPLAERILPNLDIVIEGKILQPTVRHSPGILELQKGYDWTGDGQIFFMPASSKPYLEADFQVDKEEYRGLILRFTYANDYGIYRIFLDGKNISQPEDYMAGHKLKDYDFYSKELKVKDIYLGSFALTAGKHTLRLECVGQNPLANGNYAGLDSVRLRERWNTKRKALQ
- a CDS encoding AsmA family protein; this encodes MIDITKIFNRKALIAIGILCLLFLIAAAAVVLNLGRLVDSNKEVLLAQAEKALGRKPSVEKIDVTLWSGIGVRLTNFSLADDPKFSVKDFIKTPSVLIDLQLWPLLFKREIAVGRFILQDPVIEIVRDQKGQWNAASLGKPEEASKTGGVPSPASVDSAPKSTERLMLSNFQVRNGELRFVDKQGGKELRVSQCDLSVTNFFSTLQPYNFHLSAAILSDKRNLDVQGEGNKDKSAESAFSVYPVEGRLKIDSLPMDKIVNALPFLMDYLPDGLELSGSMQANAKFQMYEKNISLPEIDFQSGLFGSAKPNFLFKGKIEKLTSVKDININGDAQFDSIDAGKLLKMPLLSKSLPAEWKAEGSLSGLAHFEGNSGNLKFHGEIDGTECEMAYADYYRKPKGTAFRWIADARLAETPVAIDKTNLRIDKTEITGSGKIPRDKNGALEFSLSMPSAKLDNIKRISPLLAKYDPVGSLAAQLEIKRKGDALSLQGTLGLKQVQAKVPSLTKPISNLNAQVLLNGDKAEVKECSFNIGRSAVNLSAQAEKINPPALTFRVSAPEFYLDDLRQNAEASAKPDMLNDAVCDGRFWSDKGGYAAKGNLVSPKGRFSGMDYSNLKGDFNLAKRVLTIGNLAAETLSGALKGKAEYDFNASPPRFAIGAQAEKLNIAEYFTGAGSSLPKSMEGRLNFNLGLEGNGAEWKAIQSTLKGNGEIEILDGVILDANIADGVLKGMTGMPGLTNFIAPDLQAKFPSVFASRNTLFNALQAIFTVSDGKIQFSDLVISATDWTVNGGGWMNFDRLVDSTGVLNLSKGFSDNLIQKASLFRYLADEKNRIAIPFALSGAFPNIKPAPDASLAQILQNALLGKGLEQLQKKGLPNLAPLFNLKQKASPAAATGELEAATPAKTAPFNPFDLLQGVLNKPKK